Proteins encoded together in one Deltaproteobacteria bacterium window:
- a CDS encoding integration host factor subunit alpha: MPVATKNATMTKADIVERIYEKVGFSKKEASEVVESIFEIIKSRLEHGDKVKISGFGNFVVNQKRPRKGRNPQTGEEIIITGRKVLTFKASQVLKKTINPS; the protein is encoded by the coding sequence ATGCCCGTGGCGACGAAGAACGCGACGATGACCAAGGCGGACATCGTCGAGCGGATCTACGAGAAGGTTGGCTTCTCGAAGAAGGAGGCCTCCGAGGTAGTCGAGTCGATCTTCGAGATCATCAAGAGCCGTCTCGAGCACGGCGACAAGGTGAAGATCTCCGGGTTCGGAAACTTCGTCGTGAATCAAAAGCGACCGCGGAAGGGCCGGAACCCGCAAACCGGCGAAGAGATCATCATCACGGGCCGCAAGGTGCTCACCTTCAAGGCCAGCCAGGTTCTGAAGAAGACGATCAATCCGAGCTAA